tgttgtgtatggtaaaATTGTGTTGTGTATGGATCATTtcccttaatatatatattaaaaagaaaagtacagATTCGCGTGTAAAAAATAGtgaactttttattctttttattttcaccacaatacttTAACTTTTTACACTTTgaacactaaacttttatacctttttatttttcttttattttcacaacaaacttttgattctttttagtttcaccacaatattttaattctttacacctttagcactaaacttttatacttttagattttcttttattttcaccaatagtgaactttttattctttttattttcaccataatactttaactctttacactttgaACACCAAACTTTTATAcctgtttatttttcttttatttctagAACAAACTTTTGATTCTTTTTAGTTTCatcacaatattttaactctttacacttttagctcAAAACTTCTATACTTTTAGATTTTCtattattttcaccacaatactttagctctttttatttttaacactaaactttatactttataaatttttttagcaCAACACTactgtttacacttttagcacttaatttttatacaatttttattttcttttatttttattacaaacTTTCTaagctttttattttcaccacaattttttaaaattttacacttttagcacaaaacttttataattttttattttcttttatttttaccacaaactttttattatttttatttttatcacaaTACTATAACTATTTTCACTTTTAGAAAtaagttttatactttttggttttcttttttttcacaaCAACATTTCAgcctcttacacttttaacacaaAACctatatacattttaattttcttttatcttcACTATTACATCTTAGgctcttacacttttagaactAAACTATTATGCGACCTACTTTCACTTTCATACAAAAATTAATTGTTCGTTTGTAATTATTAGTCAcgtgcaaagaatagtaacctttttattcttttatttttatcacaacattttaaccccttacacttttagcattaAACTTTAATACTTCTTTTAGAACAGCAAGGGTCGGGCCACGGGTATCCGAACTGGTTACCGTGGACCTAAGACCCGTTTCCCTCCCCCCTGCCCGCCTCACCCGGTAAATGCTCCATGAAGGCCCAAGAAACCTAAAGCCTGAAAATCTCACGCCTGAGAgtatcgaacctgagacctcaCGGACAAACGTCTGggtattttcaccacaacattttagccTCTAACCTTTTTAGCACTAACTTTTATGCAACCTACTTTCACtttcaaacaaaacttttactgttcattttttaactgacaaatgtcaaattttgttttattattaatcatttcaataatacatttttcttcaaaaaatttGTGGTATGTAACATCGATCCATTAACGCACACCTATTTGTAACCGATTATCTCATCCTTATCGAAATGTCGTAACTAATATACTTATTTCTCTACATTTTGTTACTTCtatcaaaaaattattttaagagatttgaataattttttatattaaatcgTAACAAATATAATGTTACCCGGGGAATCGTCCGGGTCACATATTTCGTTAGCCTACTAAAATCAAGGAAATAAACATGCTAATTACCCCACGTACAATAAACTGACAATATAACATGCTAATTAACTAGCCTAATTCAAGGAAATATAATATCTAGTAATGGTTGCTAAATAACCGTAAGAAATATACGCCATGTAGCCCCCGAACGTATCATAAATACTCAATGTCaaatctttgaaaattttatCATGTGAAAGCATTGAAAATTGTAACTCCGAAATATAATATGACTTCATTATATAAGTAGATCATAAAGAAACCATGCCATCTTGAACATATCCAGGGCCGTCCTGTTGATTTTTTAGGCCCTGCTCAATAAAAAACAATAGGCCTTTTGTATAATTAGTTTTTGCATATGTTAATAATTAGttcaaatctaaaaaaaaaaaaattaataaaactattGTGAAACCTGctaataatcaaaaaataaattatacaattttaatcaaataagtaTACAAAAGTTTATCACCATAAAGATTATGGCctgataaaaatatttttaaaattttcctaattaatgtttaaagtatatgaactaaattaaataaattaaagtttaaGTAAAGGGAGGCCTATAAAGGACATGTTGGAACGTTGGATCATAAATGCTGGAGAGTCACACTCACGTGAACAAAAAAGCAAATGTTCTGCACAGCCACatgttatatacatacatataccgAGTACTTTTTTTGAAATGGGCCCTTATAAGGATATGGACCATGTTTTCTTGAACAGGTTGAATAACCCAATATCCGGCCCTGAACATAACACACTCACACACAAAAAGTCTCTATGTTATATCACCAATCAAATATGGACATGATTGTTGAATAGAGAAGAAATAGAAAATACTAAACCAAAGAATTATGTTTCTTTAAAGTTGTGGTCGACCAAGACTTTCACTAAACCAAAGAAACAGTATACATTTTTCATTCGCTTTTGGTTACTGAAAAcaaaaccaactttgtttttttttttctttttcccgcGGCTTGAATAAAgagaattgaattgatatattaaaaataaaagactcAACTACAAGATTTATTTTGTGGAAGACCTACTTTACCGACCCAATAACAATTGCTACTTTATTTGAAGACGGACTTCGAAACTACATgcataaaaacaaaagtaatacAGGCTTTATATATcctatctatactcctttataaaacatattgaacatctattttaggaaattaagCACTTTTTTAGCATTCCCATAATACCCCTTAcacccctacttaaacataaaacccttatatatcaTCTTTCCCcatcctttttaattattacacGCTCTCATCAACCTTCTTTCACCTTCCACGACGCCTCTTTCTTTACCgtctccctcgatctccaccaccgcctcccttttatagTGTCATCGCCTTttagccgccgcaacgcgcggacactgTGCTCGTACTAACTAATTTACTTTTGAATTAAGCACaaattggaatttgaattcaCATGTAATAAGGAAAACGACAAACCTAATCCCAATGAAGAACATaattacataatcaaatttaatttttcaacgtctttttaatatatatatatataattgttaaaaAACTAAGTAATAATAATTGGAGGCGATCATATGCATACTCACAATTGATGGCTGGAGGCgatcatcatcaatcatcgGAGAAGCGGCAAGAAGATCAAGGAGAGTGGAAACAGGTCCAAAATCGAAAAGGCAAATCCAATGGATACTCTGTTGGCGATCAATCTCGTTGGCATGGGAAGGATGAACATCGAAACCCTATTCTTAAATCAAGCATTATGGAGCGTATGTCTCTCTCTTTCTATTTAACAAACTTCCCTCATAACGTTTCTTATAAAGATATGTGGAATCGCTGCTCGGAATGGGGGACCGTTGTTGACATCTATATGGCTGATCGGTTGTCAAAAGCGGGCAAAAGATTTGCTTTTGTTCGATTCATAAAGGTAGCGGATGCGGAACTACTGAGATCAAATCTCAACACTATGTGGTTTGCAAAGTTCAAGGTATACGCGGATATTGTTCGTTTTAACAGGTCTTTTGGTAATAGGAAGCCGATTTATCATAAGAATGTGACGGTACCAAGTACTCCTGCCCCATCTAAACCTACCACTCAAAAATCATATGCGGAGGCTGTTATTGGTGAAAAGACTCAACAGGAAGAGATTAAACTATCCCCCACTACTCGCAGGATTGTCAAGGTAACAAATATTTTGAATAACGATTCGTCTAGTTCTTTGTCTATTCTTTTAAAAGTCATCGATCCTATTATCATCCCTACTGTGAGACAATGGTTCCACAATGAGGGTTTTTCTGATGTTGGGGTGGATTTTATTGGTGGACGTTGGATACATACAACTTTTGCATCAGTTGAAGCCAAAGAACGATTCCTGACCAACGAATCCTTTAAAAGTAGGTTTGGTGCTTGTAAAACGCCATGCTATGGATTTGTTCCTGATGAATGTATGATATGGGTGGAGGTTTTTGGGATTCCTAAAGGTGCTTGGCACAATCAAACTTTTCAGGATATTCTAGATCCTTGGGGAAAGTGTGTATTATTTGATTGTCAATGGGAATCCTCTTACGGTGTGGGGAAAGTGTGTTTGCTCTCTAAGTCCACCGGTTTCATTTTCAAGGAGTTATCTATCTCAATGGACGACAAATCATACAAAGTCTGGTTAAAAGAGTTAGCTCCATGGGAACCAAAAATTTTGGATCCATATGGTGTTACTACGGATTCGGAAGATGGTTCCTATGATGATGAGCATGGGAATTCTGATAACTCTGAGGGATTTAATGACAGTAGTGATAATTCAGTGGATGATGCTTCTCTCAACAGCAATGACATTGACTTCGATTTATGTAAAGAAAATTCGGTTGAGGAAGTGGTTAAGGATTCTAACGGTGGTGACAATTCGACCAACAAGCAGCGTGTTAATGAGAATGCGGAGGTCACTGCGGATTGTAAAATCCCTATGGTTGCTGAACCAGAGGTTTTTTTGAGTGATAATTTGGAACATCATGGTTTTATTGCCAAGTCGAAGGAAGATACTCAGGTTCCAGAGAACATCTACAAAGTAAAAATTGATGATGAGGTGAAAATTGACAATAACATGGACAAAGCTACTAAAGTGGACGATATAGAGGCTTCTAAAGAATCTACAGATATATTTTCTCTAgataaaataattcaaaaagaTGCCATGTTGAGGAAAAGGGGGAAGTCTTGCCCTCCTGTGTCTACTTTTCAACAAAGTGTCTCAAATGAATCTTCAGGTGCTCCAGGTTTTATTAAAGGGATATACTTAAATGATCCAAAAGTTTCGGCCAATGACACTTACAAATGTCTTTCATCAAGAAAAAACGAGTTCGTTGGGTCAACTAGTTCATCTTTGGGGTCGAGTTTGTCaattggaaaatcaaaaaagatTCGAGAAGTCGGAAAGGGTATGGGTTATAAAGTACTATCGAAACCTCGGTCTTTTGCTCAAATTGTTAACAGGATGAGTGACGACAAAGGTTTCCAATGAATATTCTCTCTATCAATATGGGTGGTACAGGGTGCGATGAGAAAAGAAGGTCACTCTGTCGTATCTTGTCCAAGTATCGTGTTAACTTCTTGTCCATTCAAGAAACTAAGATGAATTTATCTGATCATTTTCGGTTAAAGTCGTTATGGGGTAACTTTTCTTTTGCTTATTCTGAATCTTTGGCGACAGGTAGATCTGGGGGCATCATTTCTATGTGGGATCCCCAAGCTTTTGTTATGTCTACATGTTTTAATTTTGATCAATTTGTGGTGGTTAAAGGTAAGTGGGTCGCTTATAACTGTGAATGTTACATGGTAAATATTTACGCCCCTCAAGGTGAAACTGGAAAAGTGGAGCTGTGGAATGAATTAATGGAGTTTATGCGGGTTAATATTGGTAACTATATGCTATGCGGTGATTTCAATTCAGTTCGGTCGGCTGAAGAAAGAATGGGAACTATATTTTCAGTAAGCAATGCTAATCATTTTAACGATTTCATTAGTCGTGCAAATCTAATTGATTTGGCTATGGGGAGACACAAGTTCACCAGATTGTCTAAGGATGACCTTAAAGCAAGCAGGTTGGACCGTTTTTTAGTAAACCAAGGTTTCATGGATTCCATAAAAGACTTGGTGTTGGAAGCTCTTGATGATATTGTTTCGGATCATCGACCTCTACTTCTTAAGCAGAAGAGTTTGGATTTTGGCCCTATCCCTTTTAAATTCTTCAATTCATGGTTGAGAGTGGAGGGCTTTGACGAATTCATAAAGCAAAAATGGGACAACATGGAAGCGACTGAATCTACTAACGCTTTTGTGATTCTCAAAAATAAATTGAAGTCTCTTAAAGTTGAGTTGAAAAATTGGAAAAAAGAGAGGTCCCTTAACCGTAATAAAGACCATATAACTAATGACATAGCTGGTATAGATCGACAAATTAATAGCCAGGGCGGTAATAATTTGGATATGGTGAATAGACGCATGGCTCTTCTTCATGAGTTACAAGAGTTTAACTTTCGCACCAACATGGACTTGAAACAAAAGGCTAAGGTAAAATGGGCTGTGGAAGGAGACGAGAACTCCAAATTCTTTCATTCGATTATTAAAGCAAAAAGACGCTCTGGGTATCTTACTGGTATAAAATACAATGGTATTTGGGTTGATGAACCATCggagataaaaaaaatgctttAGAGAGTACTTTGCTAATAAGTTCCAGCGTTTTGAAGGGGCTCGTTTCTCTCTTGATAAGACTAATGTCAAAACACTTGCTTCCACCGAGGCTGTTAGTCTTGAAACCCCTTTTTCTGTGGACGAAATCAAGAACGCAATTTGGAGTTGTGGTGGCAACAAAGCACCTGGACCGGACGGTTTTCTTTcgctatgataaagaagtactGGAGCTTAATGAAAGATGACATCAGTAATATGGTCAATGAATTTCATTCACAGGCTGAGATTCCTCGTGGTTGTAATGCGTCATTTATTACTCTCATTCCTAAGGTTAATAATCCTACCATTTTTTCTGATTTCAGACCTATTAGTCTCATTGGCATCCAATATAAAATTATCGCTAAACTTCTTGCTAATAGATTAGCCAAGGTCATTAACTCAGTTGTCAGCAATGAGCAAACTGCATTTATCAAAGGTAGGCAAATATTGGATGGCCCTTTATTATTAAACGAGGTAATAGACTGGTTCaaagttaaaaggaaaaaattgaTGTTGTTCAAAATTGACTTTGCCAAGGCTTATGATTCTCTATCATGGgactttcttttttatatgcTTAACATCATGGGGTTTGGGCATAAATGGATCACATGGGTCAAAGCGTGTCTTACTTCAGCTTGTTCTTCGGTTCTTATCAATGGTAGTCCCACGTCTGAATTTCCTATTCAGCGTGGCCTTCGTCAGGGTGACCCCATGGCGccttttttgtttataattgcAATGGAGGGGTTGCATATTGCTATAGACAATTTGGTTAAAAATGGGTTGTTTGCGGGCGCAAAGATCAATCAGGTATCCATATCTCATCTTTTTTATGCTGATGATGTTATTATTGTGGGTGAATGGTCCGAGACTAATTTGGATTGTATCTCTAATGCTTTGCGATTTTTCTACGGTATTTCTGGGCTTAAGATCAACTTTGAAAAATCCTCTATTACCGGTGTTGGTGTAAGTAATGAGGAGACTAATTACCTCGCTAGTATGGTTGGATGCAAAGCGGAAAACCTTCCTTTTAAATATCTGGGTGTTCCAATTGGTGGTAATTCTAAACGAACTTCTACCTGGAATCCAATTGTTAATAAGTTTTCTAAAAGGCTATCGGGTTGGAAAGCTAATCTGTTGTCCATTGGAGGTAGAACTACTTTAATATCTTCTGTTCTTGGATCTCTtggaatttattttttatctatttttcgTCTGCCTAAAGCTATTAATAAGATCCTGGAATCGATGAGGTCCTCGTTTTTCTGGGGAGGGACTGAGAACAATAAGAAAATGCATTGGATAAAATGGGAGACGGTTTTGGCGAGTAAAGATTGTGGGGGTATTGGTGTCGGAAGCATTGATGCTATGAATTGCGCCTTATTGTACAAATGGAGATGGCGTGGTCTTGTTAACAATGATAATCTTTGGGCCAAAGTCATTACTGACATCCATGGCAAATAATGTTTTTACAATATGTCGGCCAAATCAAGAGGATTGTGGAACAATATCACTAAGGCTGCCTCAGAGATCCATTCAATCCCCACTTCTCTAGGTGATGTCATCTCAAGGAAGATTGGCAACGGGAGACATACCAAATTCTGGGAGGACGTTTGGGTTGGAAATCAAATGTTATCAGTTTGTTACCCGAGACTTTATGCGCTGGAATCAAACAAAGGGTGTTGTATACAAGAAAGATGGGATAACTCGACATGGAAATGGCAGTGGAGGAGAGTGATCAGATCCGGAACCAAGCAAGAACAACTCAAatatatgcttcaaaaccttcCTAATGGCTTCAGTAACAAAGATGACTACTGGTCCTGGAACTTTGATGGGAAACGTGAATTTTCGGTGGCTCAAATTCGTAAGTATATTGATCACCAGAGACTAAATGTCAGGGACAAAGCTACAAGGTGGAACAAACTTATCCCTAGAAAGGTGAACTTATTTACATGGAGACTTCTACGGAATGGTATACCTACTAACGTTAACCTTTTCGGCCGTGGCATAGATGTGATGGTTGTCGGATGCCCTTTATGCTCCAGTGGGATCGACGACGTCTCACACATTTTTCATACATGTTTACTGATGCGTGAATTGAGAAGCAAAATGGGTTTGTGGTTAAACCATAATATCCCGGACCAGGAACCTAAAGACATTCTCAACTGGCTTGACAGTCTTAGGATTACCGGGCTGAAGCGTAGAATTTTTGAGGCAATCATTTTTGTTTGGTGGTGGCACGTTTGGAAGGAAAGAAATAATGCTCGGCATAATGACACTCATGAAAACATCAACGACATATTCAATTCAGTTGTGTCATTATCGTTTATTTGGATATCAAGCCGCGATAGGAAACATCATTATGTTTGGTCGGACTGGATCACTAATCCTTTGGACAATGGTTGTTAGCTTCTTCTTTTTAGAACACGTACAGATGGAGGTCACCATGGGCTTAAGGTTCTGTTGGTGATTAATGGGTTGCTTTTTCTTAGCATTGCTGTTGCTTCTggatatttatgattttaggCTTAACTGCTGTTATACTACTAGGCTCGGTAATTACTATTCTTGTAATGTTTATGTATGGTTTATTTCTCGGGACATGGTTGGGACTTCATCAAAAACACCACGAGgtgaaaaccggtggctcgGCCCTGGTTGGTTGGGAGTTTTTCTCGTGTCTTTTTGCCACGAGTTTTTCACTCATTTTGAAGTCCTCGCAGTTAATGTACCGGGAGATGTCTAGATAGTTTGTTGCTTGGTTTCTCTTCtagattgtaattgtatttgtatttttcgGTAACTAGCATCTTGTTAGTTTAccttgttaatatatatatatatatatatatttcttgccgttcaaaaaaaatttttaattactGTTAAGTAGTATTAACACTATTAACTTATAATATGACATCTCATATTCAAAAGTTCTTGTGTTCAAATCTTGGAATAGACATAAAAAATTCCTTTATGATAGTTTAACTTGGGTATACTCATGAGTATGATAGAGCatagtttacccctattaatcgttaTGCCTTCAAGCGGATTAGTATGGTGTTTTCTCTACCATCGGGTATTTGTAATAGACATTTCTATTTCGATTaaggagctctctagcgcggacctgGTTACAACATCATATACTAGACTTTCCGCTATCGAATTGCGACACAAAGTTTTTAAGCGAAAGTGAtcaaacttataataagagaatggTAAATCCTATGATAATGACACTTGCTAGAATTAAAAGATTAGATTAGGAGAGAGAATAAATGGATTacacttgtcatattttaaggtttttaagatgatttttaggctatttttttaagagatatatcatttcccttataATAATCTCTTCCAACCATCCTTCGAGATCGATCTAACCGGCCATACCACCATTTTTATTAACATTGatctcgtttttttttttttgaacagtttGTTGGTATTTGACATCAGAgaacacctcaccgtataatggtgaaggcCTGCACGTACTCTATACTACGAGAGGTAAATCATAAGCCGTTACAGGCGATTCAGGGAAAAAATCCACAGACTTGTCACTCTAGCTTAAGAGTCGAACCCAACACCTGTAGGAAAAAACCAGGGATGCATCTGCCAGTTGAGCTAGCTTCATTTGCAACATTCATCTCGTTTAATACTTCTCCTCCATGTTAACTTTCACCATCTTCATGGCTTCACGTACAAAACCCTTTGAACTTTGCTCTTGGCAAACTCTTTGAGAATTACTCTTCGTTATTAGATAtttctaaaatttgaaaaataaaaatgaaaaatggagaaaaaaaaattgtattctTCCCGAGTGAAAGTCTCCTCAACTTTCTGAAGTCCACAGTcatagattaaaaataaaataaaaaggtccGGT
The Erigeron canadensis isolate Cc75 chromosome 2, C_canadensis_v1, whole genome shotgun sequence DNA segment above includes these coding regions:
- the LOC122588209 gene encoding uncharacterized protein LOC122588209, encoding MGGTGCDEKRRSLCRILSKYRVNFLSIQETKMNLSDHFRLKSLWGNFSFAYSESLATGRSGGIISMWDPQAFVMSTCFNFDQFVVVKGKWVAYNCECYMVNIYAPQGETGKVELWNELMEFMRVNIGNYMLCGDFNSVRSAEERMGTIFSVSNANHFNDFISRANLIDLAMGRHKFTRLSKDDLKASRLDRFLVNQGFMDSIKDLVLEALDDIVSDHRPLLLKQKSLDFGPIPFKFFNSWLRVEGFDEFIKQKWDNMEATESTNAFVILKNKLKSLKVELKNWKKERSLNRNKDHITNDIAGIDRQINSQGGNNLDMVNRRMALLHELQEFNFRTNMDLKQKAKVKWAVEGDENSKFFHSIIKAKRRSGYLTGARFSLDKTNVKTLASTEAVSLETPFSVDEIKNAIWSCGGNKAPGPDGFLSL
- the LOC122588210 gene encoding uncharacterized protein LOC122588210, whose product is MSAKSRGLWNNITKAASEIHSIPTSLGDVISRKIGNGRHTKFWEDVWVGNQMLSVCYPRLYALESNKGCCIQERWDNSTWKWQWRRVIRSGTKQEQLKYMLQNLPNGFSNKDDYWSWNFDGKREFSVAQIRKYIDHQRLNVRDKATRWNKLIPRKVNLFTWRLLRNGIPTNVNLFGRGIDVMVVGCPLCSSGIDDVSHIFHTCLLMRELRSKMGLWLNHNIPDQEPKDILNWLDSLRITGLKRRIFEAIIFVWWWHVWKERNNARHNDTHENINDIFNSVVSLSFIWISSRDRKHHYVWSDWITNPLDNGC